CCCCGGTTGCTTGGAGTGCAAGGTGTGAGACTCCAGCGGGGGAGAAAAGGTTGGTTGAGACCCCGCAACGATGTGAGGAGGCTCAAGCACCTTCCCGCGGAAAGCGAACACCTGGAACGCAAAGCAACAGGGAGTATATCCTAAACCCTTTGCTTTTACATTTTTGGAGCAGAACAGTACTTATTTTCTTTTTTAGAAGGTTATGTCTATAGTAGAGAGAGTTAGTTAAGCGGAGAAGAGAGGAGTGTATGTTCGATGGCCATCTTAGAAGTGAAGGGTTTGTCCTTCCGCTATGCAAACCAAGAAGAGGATACGTTAAAGAATATTAATCTGAAAGTGGAGCAAGGAGAATGGACAGCGATTGTTGGCCATAACGGCTCCGGCAAGTCCACGTTGGCTAGAATCCTGAACGGCTTACAGCTTCCGACAGAAGGGTCTGTAACAGTTCAAGGAACAGAGTTAACGGAGGAAACCATTTGGGATATTAGAAGACAGGTTGGAATGGTCTTTCAAAATCCTGATAATCAATTCGTAGGTTCGACGGTAGAGGACGATGTTGCGTTTGGTTTAGAAAATATTGGCGTCCCCCGCGAAGAAATGCTTACGCGTGTGGCAGAGGGAATTGAAAAAGTAGGGATGGAATCTTTTTTAACCCAAGAACCACATCAGCTCTCTGGAGGCCAGAAGCAGCGTGTGGCCATTGCTGGCTTAATTGCTTTAAGGCCGTCCATCATTATTTTAGATGAAGCTACAAGTATGCTCGATCCTATCGGACGGAAGGAAGTAATTGACACAATAGAAGAGCTTAGGCAGCAGGTTGGGGTAACGGTAATATCTATTACTCATGACCTGGAAGAGGCAGCGAGGGCAGATCGAATTATAGTGTTAAACGGCGGAGAAGTATACGGCGAGGGAACCCCGGAGGAAGTTTTCCGTATGGGAGACAAGCTTGTGGAGATAGGTCTTGATTTGCCTTTTCCTATCATCTTAGCGAATAAACTGCAAGAGTTGGGCGTGGAGTTTGAAACAGATCCAACTAATAGGGAAAGGCTGATGGATGAGTTATGCAAATTACAATCAAAGATTTAGAACATCGCTATCAGCTGAATACTCCTTTTGAAAGGGTCGCCCTTTTTGATGTGGACATGTTGATTCCTGAGAACTCCTATACCGCCATTATTGGTCATACAGGTTCCGGGAAGTCTACCTTGTTGCAACACCTTAATGGACTGTTACGACCTACAAACGGCAGTATTCAAGTGGGCGACATCACGTTGCACGCTAATAAGAAGGAAAAGAACATCAAGGCATTGCGCAAAAAGGTAGGGATTGTTTTTCAATTTCCTGAGCATCAGCTGTTTGATGAAACGGTGGAGAAGGATGTTTGTTTTGGTCCGCTTAATTTTGGTGTTCCGGAAGAGGAAGCAAAAAGGCGGGCAAGAGAGGCGCTTAAGCTTGTTGGTCTGCCTGATAGATATCTGGAGTCTTCTCCGTTTGATTTAAGTGGCGGCCAGATGCGCCGTGTGGCCATTGCCGGAGTACTTGCGATGCAGCCGGAGGTCCTAGTACTGGACGAGCCCACAGCAGGGCTGGATCCACGAGGACGTAAAGAAATCATGGACCTTTTTTATAAATTGCACAAAGAGCAGAACCTCACCACCATCCTAGTGACCCACAGCATGGAGGATGCGGCAAAGTACGCAGATTCCGTTGTGGTCATGAACAAAGGGACTGTTGGGTTAAAAGGGACACCAAGGGAGATTTTCAGTCAGGCCGAGGAAATTAAGAAGCTTGGATTGGACGTTCCTGAGACGGTTCTGTTTATGAAAGAGCTGGGCTCACGTTTGAATCTAGAATTCAGCGAAGTGTGTCTGACGGTGGAAGAAGTGGCAGAAGCGATTTCCTCCCGCTTGAAAAAGGGGGATGAGGGATTTGAATAACTTGATCATCGGCCGTTATGTGCCGGGAACCTCTCTTATTCACCGGATGGACCCGAGGGCAAAACTGCTGCTTGTCTTTATTTTCGTCATGGTTGTGTTTCTTGCCAATAATGTGTGGGGGTATGCGATACTTGCTGCCTTTACGTTGACGGTTGTGTTGCTTACCAGAATACCAATCCCCTTTATATTAAAAGGACTCAAACCGATTATTTGGATCATTATTTTTACGATGCTATTTCATGTTTTTTTGACGAAAGAAGGAACGGTGCTCTTTGAAGTAGGCTTTATTCAGGTGTACGAAGAAGGCATCATACAGGCTATATTTATATCCTTACGCTTTTTATTCTTGATCACAATCACTACCATCCTTACCTTGACCACTACA
This window of the Sutcliffiella horikoshii genome carries:
- a CDS encoding energy-coupling factor ABC transporter ATP-binding protein codes for the protein MQITIKDLEHRYQLNTPFERVALFDVDMLIPENSYTAIIGHTGSGKSTLLQHLNGLLRPTNGSIQVGDITLHANKKEKNIKALRKKVGIVFQFPEHQLFDETVEKDVCFGPLNFGVPEEEAKRRAREALKLVGLPDRYLESSPFDLSGGQMRRVAIAGVLAMQPEVLVLDEPTAGLDPRGRKEIMDLFYKLHKEQNLTTILVTHSMEDAAKYADSVVVMNKGTVGLKGTPREIFSQAEEIKKLGLDVPETVLFMKELGSRLNLEFSEVCLTVEEVAEAISSRLKKGDEGFE
- a CDS encoding energy-coupling factor ABC transporter ATP-binding protein, producing MAILEVKGLSFRYANQEEDTLKNINLKVEQGEWTAIVGHNGSGKSTLARILNGLQLPTEGSVTVQGTELTEETIWDIRRQVGMVFQNPDNQFVGSTVEDDVAFGLENIGVPREEMLTRVAEGIEKVGMESFLTQEPHQLSGGQKQRVAIAGLIALRPSIIILDEATSMLDPIGRKEVIDTIEELRQQVGVTVISITHDLEEAARADRIIVLNGGEVYGEGTPEEVFRMGDKLVEIGLDLPFPIILANKLQELGVEFETDPTNRERLMDELCKLQSKI
- a CDS encoding energy-coupling factor transporter transmembrane component T family protein, which codes for MRDLNNLIIGRYVPGTSLIHRMDPRAKLLLVFIFVMVVFLANNVWGYAILAAFTLTVVLLTRIPIPFILKGLKPIIWIIIFTMLFHVFLTKEGTVLFEVGFIQVYEEGIIQAIFISLRFLFLITITTILTLTTTPIEVTDGMETLFGPFKKVGVPVHELALMMSISLRFIPTLMQETDKIMKAQSARGADFTVGPLKERVKALIPLLVPLFISAFKRAEELATAMEARGYKGGEGRTKFRLLEWQLKDTLLMVTLAVLTFILVLIRT